One Alkalibaculum bacchi DNA window includes the following coding sequences:
- a CDS encoding nitroreductase family protein, with the protein MDIDFSIEEVVKKRYSVRNYKDVKIESEKINEIKVFIDSLDNPFGKEVDFHLFHMEDSNEKKKLGTYGVIKGAKNYIGTTIKLEPMTLEALGYEFEAVVLYLAHLGLGTCWLGGTFDRKGFAHAMNIKEGELLPIISPYGYAAEKKHIKELAMRKMIKADYRKNWNELFFMKDFNTPLSIEDAGDFAFPLEMVRLAPSASNKQPWRVVVENNVLHFYEQKEPGYSDVFPYDIQRVDLGIAAAHFDFSVKQKGIKGQFKIESPSEITLPKNIEYAFSWIKD; encoded by the coding sequence ATGGATATAGATTTTTCAATAGAAGAGGTAGTAAAAAAAAGATACAGTGTGAGGAATTATAAAGATGTAAAGATTGAAAGCGAAAAGATAAATGAAATAAAGGTCTTCATAGATTCTCTAGACAATCCCTTTGGAAAAGAAGTCGATTTTCACCTTTTTCATATGGAGGATTCTAATGAAAAAAAGAAACTTGGTACCTACGGTGTAATAAAAGGAGCAAAAAATTATATTGGTACAACCATAAAACTAGAACCAATGACATTAGAAGCCCTTGGTTATGAGTTTGAGGCTGTGGTTCTTTATTTGGCACATCTAGGTCTCGGAACTTGCTGGCTTGGGGGCACTTTTGATCGAAAAGGATTTGCACATGCAATGAATATTAAAGAAGGAGAGCTTTTGCCCATTATAAGCCCTTATGGATATGCAGCAGAGAAAAAGCATATCAAGGAACTTGCTATGCGAAAAATGATAAAGGCTGATTATAGGAAGAATTGGAATGAGTTATTTTTTATGAAGGATTTTAATACACCTTTGTCAATAGAAGATGCAGGGGATTTTGCATTTCCGCTAGAGATGGTACGACTTGCACCGTCGGCATCAAATAAGCAACCATGGAGAGTAGTAGTAGAGAATAATGTACTACATTTCTATGAACAAAAAGAACCAGGTTACAGCGATGTTTTTCCATATGATATTCAAAGAGTAGATTTAGGAATTGCTGCAGCCCACTTTGATTTTTCGGTTAAACAAAAGGGCATCAAAGGACAATTTAAAATAGAATCTCCCTCTGAGATAACGCTACCTAAGAATATAGAGTATGCATTTTCTTGGATTAAAGATTAA
- a CDS encoding zinc-ribbon domain-containing protein translates to MKQFNTLLEAAKCAATRCESFRFATSNDRYDVKDLLVLAETSDSEDPIDEDNFYVVSPAGSIGLCEDGEDIDWLFLTVSSTDENLPTTLQTTSQIKFCSKCGSRVILGASFCGTCGKKLN, encoded by the coding sequence ATGAAACAATTCAATACATTACTGGAGGCGGCGAAATGTGCCGCAACACGATGCGAAAGCTTCCGTTTTGCCACTTCCAATGATAGATACGACGTAAAAGACTTGCTGGTGCTTGCGGAGACAAGTGATAGCGAAGATCCCATCGACGAGGACAACTTTTATGTAGTATCGCCCGCCGGATCCATAGGCCTATGTGAAGATGGAGAGGATATTGACTGGCTGTTTCTGACAGTCTCCAGTACAGATGAGAATTTACCCACCACGCTTCAGACTACTTCACAAATAAAATTTTGCTCTAAATGTGGAAGTAGGGTTATTCTGGGTGCTAGCTTTTGTGGAACCTGTGGCAAAAAACTTAATTAG